The following coding sequences are from one Betaproteobacteria bacterium window:
- a CDS encoding ATP-dependent DNA helicase, producing MAERIAAAIEQHAVFVAEAGTGTGKTFAYLVPALQSGGKVIVSTGTKTLQDQLFTKDIPTVREALGAPLRVALLKGRANYVCPYHLQHALAEGRFLSRQDAADARRISAFAKFTRSGDKAECHDVSENSPVWNAATSTRENCLGQECPEVKGCFVLQARREALAADLVVVNHHLFFADVMLRDEGTAELLPACNTVIFDEAHQLPEVATLFFGTTVSSAQVLDLARDTRSEGLLHARDCLDLPEASRRLEKAAKDLRLAVGVETGRFAAPQLEERAEFAPALAALLTELEQFSALLQSQAERAEGLENCWLRSLELTARLEAWRKPGEGGTVRWAEAFSQSLQLNLTPLDVADIFKKQMGGHPRAWIFTSATLAVQGNFAHYCGELGLGEPDTGCWHSPFDFGRQAVLYAPLGLPDPNAPRFTEGVVDAAFPVLRAAGGRAFFLCTSLRAMRRVHELLKGRLEDEGLDFPLLLQGEGSKNDLLERFRRAGNAVLVGSQSFWEGVDVRGEALSLVVIDKLPFAPPDDPVLAARIDQLKRQGRNAFMEYQLPKAVINVKQGAGRLIRDESDRGVLMICDPRLIAKPYGRRVWQSLPPMKRSRELSEVLAFFAAP from the coding sequence ATGGCCGAGCGCATCGCTGCCGCCATCGAGCAGCATGCGGTCTTCGTCGCCGAGGCGGGGACCGGCACGGGAAAGACCTTTGCCTATCTGGTGCCGGCTTTGCAGTCGGGAGGCAAGGTCATCGTATCCACCGGGACCAAGACCCTGCAGGACCAACTGTTCACCAAGGACATCCCGACGGTGCGCGAGGCCCTGGGCGCCCCGCTGCGGGTGGCCCTGCTCAAGGGGCGGGCCAATTATGTGTGTCCCTATCATTTGCAGCACGCCCTGGCCGAAGGCCGCTTTCTCAGCCGCCAGGATGCCGCCGATGCCCGCCGCATATCCGCCTTCGCCAAGTTCACCCGTAGCGGCGACAAGGCGGAATGCCACGATGTGTCGGAAAATTCGCCGGTTTGGAACGCAGCGACCTCGACCCGGGAAAACTGTCTCGGGCAGGAATGTCCCGAGGTCAAGGGCTGCTTCGTCCTCCAGGCGCGGCGGGAGGCCCTGGCCGCCGATCTGGTGGTGGTCAATCACCACCTTTTCTTCGCCGATGTGATGCTTCGCGACGAGGGCACGGCCGAACTGCTGCCGGCCTGCAACACGGTCATTTTCGACGAGGCCCACCAGTTGCCCGAGGTGGCGACCCTGTTCTTCGGCACCACGGTTTCCTCGGCGCAGGTTCTCGATCTGGCCCGGGACACGCGTTCGGAGGGGTTGCTCCATGCCCGCGACTGCCTCGACCTGCCTGAGGCCAGCCGTCGCCTGGAAAAGGCGGCCAAGGACTTGCGCCTTGCGGTGGGTGTCGAGACGGGTCGCTTTGCCGCACCGCAACTGGAGGAGAGGGCGGAATTCGCTCCTGCCCTGGCTGCACTTCTGACCGAACTGGAACAATTTTCCGCCCTGTTGCAGAGCCAGGCGGAACGCGCGGAAGGCCTGGAAAACTGCTGGCTGCGGTCCCTGGAACTCACCGCCCGGCTGGAGGCCTGGCGCAAGCCGGGGGAGGGGGGCACGGTGCGCTGGGCCGAGGCCTTCAGCCAGTCCCTGCAACTGAACCTGACCCCCCTGGACGTGGCGGATATTTTCAAGAAGCAGATGGGGGGCCACCCGCGGGCCTGGATATTCACTTCCGCCACCCTTGCCGTGCAGGGCAATTTCGCCCATTACTGCGGCGAACTGGGGCTGGGCGAACCGGATACCGGCTGCTGGCACAGCCCCTTCGATTTCGGCCGGCAGGCGGTTCTCTACGCGCCCCTCGGCCTGCCGGACCCCAACGCGCCCCGGTTTACGGAAGGGGTGGTGGACGCGGCCTTTCCCGTGCTGCGGGCCGCCGGTGGACGAGCCTTCTTTCTCTGCACCAGCCTGCGGGCCATGCGCCGCGTGCACGAGTTGCTCAAGGGGCGGCTGGAGGACGAGGGCCTGGATTTTCCGCTGCTGCTGCAGGGGGAGGGGAGCAAGAACGATCTCCTGGAGCGCTTCCGCCGCGCCGGCAACGCTGTCCTGGTGGGCAGCCAGAGCTTCTGGGAGGGCGTGGACGTGCGGGGCGAGGCGCTTTCCCTGGTGGTCATCGACAAGCTGCCCTTCGCGCCCCCCGACGATCCGGTGCTGGCCGCCCGCATCGACCAGCTGAAGCGTCAGGGGCGCAACGCCTTCATGGAATATCAACTGCCCAAAGCGGTCATCAACGTAAAGCAGGGGGCCGGCCGCCTGATCCGGGACGAAAGCGACCGGGGCGTGCTGATGATCTGCGACCCACGGCTCATCGCCAAGCCCTACGGGCGGCGGGTGTGGCAGAGCCTTCCCCCCATGAAGCGCAGCCGGGAACTGTCCGAAGTGCTGGCCTTTTTCGCCGCGCCATGA